In Polyangiaceae bacterium, a genomic segment contains:
- the mfd gene encoding transcription-repair coupling factor → MWVLYARPRMNESEAAIDVGVEPPSLPEDRTVLTLAQLAKQALARREPLHVVGAEGCAPALVARALALGGAPSVLCVVSDTEAARRTAADLAFLSRGLPVGPHREPVPNAGETLSLLPPETLPWAEVHSDRRAQMLRTATLAHLAAGRPWRFAVTTASGLLRKVVPPKALRHAAVELVAEDEIDVRRTTEALSFGGYLRVPVVEDPGSFALRGGILDAWAPNAELPVRAELYGDLVVSLKEFDPEDQRTLSQVERAWLPPAREAVGTVEAETRAREIVRSLCDGVNYPSTKARALVEDVATGRAFFGLDAYLPAFYELVPLWRYLPEGTAIVLDDPTRGFGRVREELERARDAVATLADKPHFGLDALYVGEDDVARALVERHVVATHVTGVSGSAAGALDALELSPVDAPSLALRGHDDLGRAVKAARSARGKQGALDPLLRRIEAWRDAGLGIAIAARAATQAERVRSLLSHRGVLMDDEPGAVHIVTGELARGVISPAEGFVLVTEEEIFGQRTHRRPERAKKSARAVLEDLRALTPGDYVVHIEHGIGRYLGLEKKEIGGIGVELIVVEYSGGKLFLPVYRLNQIQKYSGGEGAPKIDRLGGQSFAKTKAKVQRRVRQMADDLLKLYAERAACKKVPLDAPDDEYATFEASFPYEETRDQAVAIKDVLSDLENQQVMDRLVCGDVGFGKTEVALRAAFRVAMEGRQVALLCPTTVLAQQHYLTFSGRLSDYPLDVRVLSRFTNKKEQQAIIGGMRDGTVDVVVGTHRLLSKDVHFANLGLLVVDEEQRFGVTHKERIKQLRATVDVLTLSATPIPRTLQMAVGGLRDMSIITTPPVDRRAIRTITSRFDEHVVREAIERELSRGGQVFYVYNRVEGIYERAARVQALVPRAKVAVGHGQLSETALERTMIDFVDGDYDVLVATAIIESGLDIPRANTIIIDRADMFGLSQLYQLRGRVGRSSERAYCYLLVPPPNQMSDDARSRIEALERYTELGSGFHIATLDMELRGAGDLLGADQSGFVSSVGFDLFVQMLEEATHELRGEPVVHAVDPDLSFDVDALLPDDYVAEVGVRLSLYKRLASAADEAEVADLAAEMEDRFGPPPTEAKHLVELMRIKTELRRLCVLGCEASAKSVTLHLRDDTPLDPVKIGELVAPKKSPYRLAPDGRLTRRAKEDERVRDGMELADRMLEELSSCVRATPA, encoded by the coding sequence ATGTGGGTGCTATACGCACGTCCCCGCATGAACGAGTCGGAGGCCGCCATCGACGTCGGCGTGGAGCCGCCCAGCCTGCCCGAGGACCGCACGGTGCTCACCCTCGCCCAGCTGGCGAAGCAGGCGCTCGCCCGCCGGGAGCCGCTCCACGTGGTGGGCGCGGAGGGCTGCGCCCCGGCGCTGGTGGCGCGAGCGCTGGCGCTCGGAGGGGCGCCCAGCGTGCTGTGCGTGGTGTCGGACACCGAGGCAGCGCGCCGCACGGCGGCGGATCTCGCGTTTCTGAGCCGTGGTCTGCCGGTGGGGCCGCACCGTGAGCCGGTGCCGAACGCGGGGGAAACCCTGAGCCTGCTGCCGCCGGAGACGCTGCCCTGGGCGGAGGTCCACTCGGATCGGCGCGCTCAGATGCTACGCACGGCCACGCTGGCCCACCTGGCGGCGGGCCGCCCTTGGCGCTTCGCCGTCACCACCGCCAGCGGCTTGCTGCGCAAGGTGGTCCCGCCCAAGGCCCTGCGCCACGCCGCCGTGGAGCTCGTGGCGGAGGACGAGATCGACGTCCGGCGAACGACGGAGGCGCTCTCCTTCGGCGGCTACCTGCGGGTCCCAGTGGTGGAGGATCCCGGTAGCTTCGCGCTGCGCGGTGGGATCCTGGACGCCTGGGCGCCCAACGCGGAGCTGCCCGTGCGCGCGGAGCTGTACGGTGATCTCGTCGTCTCCTTGAAGGAGTTCGACCCCGAGGACCAGCGCACGTTGTCGCAGGTGGAGCGGGCGTGGCTGCCGCCGGCGCGGGAAGCCGTGGGCACGGTGGAGGCGGAAACCCGAGCACGGGAGATCGTGCGCTCGCTGTGCGATGGCGTGAACTACCCGTCCACCAAAGCGCGGGCGCTGGTGGAGGACGTGGCCACGGGGCGCGCCTTCTTCGGCCTGGACGCGTACTTGCCGGCCTTCTACGAGCTGGTTCCGCTGTGGCGCTACCTGCCGGAAGGGACGGCGATCGTGCTCGATGATCCCACCCGTGGCTTCGGTCGGGTACGAGAGGAGCTGGAACGAGCCCGGGATGCCGTGGCGACTCTGGCGGACAAGCCGCACTTCGGTCTCGACGCGCTGTACGTCGGCGAGGACGACGTTGCCCGGGCGCTGGTGGAGCGGCACGTGGTCGCCACCCATGTCACCGGCGTGAGTGGTAGCGCCGCGGGCGCCCTCGACGCCCTGGAGCTGTCACCGGTGGACGCGCCCAGCCTGGCGCTGCGCGGGCACGACGACCTGGGCCGCGCGGTGAAGGCCGCGCGCTCCGCCCGCGGCAAGCAGGGGGCGCTGGATCCGCTGCTCCGCCGCATCGAGGCGTGGCGGGACGCCGGGCTCGGCATCGCCATCGCGGCGCGCGCGGCCACCCAGGCGGAGCGCGTGCGTTCGCTGCTTTCCCACCGCGGCGTGCTGATGGACGACGAGCCCGGCGCCGTGCACATCGTCACCGGCGAGCTGGCCCGCGGCGTGATTTCCCCCGCGGAAGGCTTCGTGCTCGTGACCGAAGAAGAGATCTTCGGCCAACGCACACACCGCCGACCCGAACGCGCGAAGAAGAGCGCCCGCGCGGTGCTCGAAGATCTGCGCGCGCTGACGCCCGGCGACTACGTCGTGCACATCGAGCATGGCATCGGCCGCTACCTGGGCCTGGAGAAGAAGGAGATCGGCGGCATCGGCGTGGAGCTGATCGTGGTGGAGTACAGCGGCGGGAAGCTGTTTCTGCCGGTGTACCGGCTGAACCAGATCCAGAAGTACTCCGGCGGTGAGGGCGCACCGAAGATCGATCGGCTCGGCGGGCAGTCCTTCGCCAAGACCAAAGCAAAGGTACAGCGGCGCGTTCGTCAGATGGCGGACGACTTGCTCAAGCTGTACGCGGAGCGGGCGGCCTGCAAGAAGGTGCCGCTGGACGCGCCGGACGACGAGTACGCCACTTTCGAGGCGAGCTTCCCCTACGAGGAAACGCGCGACCAGGCCGTGGCCATCAAGGACGTGCTGTCGGATCTCGAGAACCAGCAGGTGATGGATCGTCTGGTGTGCGGCGACGTCGGCTTCGGCAAGACCGAGGTCGCGCTACGCGCGGCGTTCCGCGTGGCCATGGAGGGACGGCAGGTGGCGCTCTTGTGCCCCACCACGGTGCTCGCCCAGCAGCACTACCTCACGTTCTCTGGACGTCTCTCGGACTACCCGCTGGACGTCCGCGTGCTTTCGCGGTTCACCAACAAGAAAGAACAACAAGCCATCATCGGCGGGATGCGCGATGGAACCGTGGACGTGGTGGTGGGTACGCACCGCTTGCTCAGCAAGGACGTGCACTTCGCGAACCTGGGCCTGTTGGTGGTGGACGAAGAACAACGCTTCGGCGTGACGCACAAGGAGCGGATCAAGCAACTGCGCGCCACGGTGGACGTGCTCACGCTGAGCGCGACACCAATCCCGCGCACGCTGCAGATGGCCGTCGGCGGGCTGCGGGACATGTCCATCATCACCACACCGCCGGTGGACCGGCGCGCGATCCGCACCATCACCTCGCGCTTCGACGAGCACGTGGTGCGCGAAGCCATCGAGCGGGAGCTGTCCCGCGGCGGTCAGGTCTTCTACGTGTACAACCGCGTGGAGGGCATCTACGAACGCGCCGCGCGGGTGCAGGCGCTGGTGCCGCGAGCCAAGGTGGCCGTGGGGCACGGGCAGCTGAGCGAGACGGCGCTGGAACGCACCATGATCGACTTCGTGGATGGCGACTACGACGTGCTGGTGGCCACCGCGATCATCGAGAGCGGGCTCGACATTCCCCGCGCCAACACCATCATCATCGATCGCGCGGACATGTTCGGACTCTCACAGCTCTATCAGCTCCGCGGACGCGTGGGCCGGTCGAGCGAGCGCGCGTATTGCTACCTGCTGGTTCCCCCGCCCAATCAGATGAGCGACGACGCGCGGAGCCGCATCGAGGCCCTCGAGCGTTACACGGAGCTCGGCTCGGGTTTTCACATCGCCACCCTGGACATGGAGCTCCGCGGCGCAGGAGATCTGCTCGGCGCCGACCAGAGCGGGTTCGTGTCCAGCGTGGGCTTCGACCTGTTCGTGCAAATGCTGGAAGAGGCCACCCACGAGCTTCGGGGCGAGCCAGTGGTGCACGCCGTGGATCCGGACCTGTCCTTCGACGTGGATGCGCTCTTGCCCGACGACTACGTGGCGGAGGTGGGCGTGCGGCTCAGCTTGTACAAGCGCCTCGCGAGCGCGGCGGACGAAGCAGAGGTCGCAGACCTCGCGGCGGAAATGGAGGATCGCTTTGGCCCGCCGCCCACCGAGGCAAAGCACTTGGTGGAATTGATGCGCATCAAGACCGAGCTTCGGCGCTTGTGCGTGCTCGGCTGTGAGGCGTCCGCGAAGAGCGTGACGCTGCACCTCAGGGACGACACGCCGCTGGATCCGGTGAAGATCGGCGAGTTGGTGGCGCCCAAGAAATCGCCGTATCGCTTGGCTCCGGACGGCCGTCTCACCCGCCGCGCCAAGGAGGACGAACGCGTGCGCGACGGCATGGAGCTCGCCGACCGCATGCTCGAAGAGCTCTCGAGCTGCGTGCGCGCTACTCCCGCGTGA
- a CDS encoding DUF3857 and transglutaminase domain-containing protein: MKSRTVQLLVGLWLLLVSSPTARADGAPLSSLIGFRLRQLEAGSFDRLAPTPDRQRTLEREHASSRELLFKSKLQFRRDGTIVETLTRTRLFLTDTGAKDDGNESVWFDASDTGITLLAAHTLFPGGRVVAVPRKNLVVQTDGSPDLFTDDVQVIIPFESLAPGTISLLEARLVHDPRRSPLPWATIFYPQTFSALEHFEVEVSWDDDSVKPAWRTDHGGLSERKTSDRSVLFELSHVAALPDDPDQPPTQDLLPALIISQPTTWQELGQTLAKVYAKERTSAPAVKKALADLLSPEDTDQTKLEKIHRFVTKNIRYVGFEQGTGGVVPRPSSLTLQRRFGDCKDMTTLFVDMAQMAGLDAYPVLVSTRRERVEKLLVPSGIYFDHLIACAHVSEEEQCVDLTAPSSPHTELPGVLAGSVRLPITEDGSAEPSTLPAPRYGWEVHLDIQRTVKSSGAMSETGSRKYFAGAAASLRGVLTSKDHAERVQWAEEGFRQAFGDKLHPVIQLQNVDNVDAPLEILWTVERPPEQTPKAGEELVDYEDFLPYLTNDLQTANRHQPYNASGLLYVSKIRYELSPEFHIGFTGPSANFSSDFGSLSRSYEKDDAALDVKTRLALHRQHVTPTDLERFNRFLRQMGTQSRIWFGLTR, encoded by the coding sequence ATGAAGTCTCGCACCGTGCAGCTGCTGGTCGGCCTGTGGCTATTGCTGGTCAGCTCTCCCACCGCCCGCGCCGACGGAGCCCCGCTGTCCAGCTTGATTGGCTTTCGCTTGCGACAGCTCGAAGCCGGGAGCTTCGACCGCCTTGCTCCCACTCCGGATCGCCAGCGGACGCTGGAGCGGGAGCACGCGAGCTCGCGAGAGCTGCTGTTCAAGTCGAAGCTCCAGTTCCGTCGCGACGGAACCATCGTGGAGACGTTGACGCGCACGCGGCTGTTCCTCACGGACACCGGCGCCAAGGACGACGGCAACGAGTCCGTGTGGTTCGACGCGTCCGACACGGGCATCACGTTGCTAGCCGCGCACACGCTGTTCCCGGGTGGGCGCGTCGTCGCCGTCCCGCGCAAGAACCTCGTGGTGCAGACGGACGGGTCGCCAGATCTGTTCACCGACGACGTGCAGGTGATCATCCCCTTCGAATCCCTCGCGCCCGGCACCATCTCGCTGCTCGAGGCGCGGCTGGTGCACGACCCGCGGCGATCGCCCTTGCCTTGGGCCACCATCTTCTACCCGCAGACCTTCAGCGCGCTGGAGCATTTCGAGGTGGAGGTCAGCTGGGACGACGACTCCGTCAAGCCGGCCTGGCGAACGGACCACGGCGGCCTCAGCGAACGCAAGACGAGCGATCGCAGCGTGCTCTTCGAGCTGTCGCACGTCGCAGCGCTGCCGGACGATCCCGATCAGCCTCCCACCCAGGACCTGCTGCCCGCGCTGATCATCTCTCAACCGACTACCTGGCAAGAGCTCGGGCAGACGCTGGCGAAGGTCTACGCCAAGGAACGCACGAGCGCTCCGGCGGTGAAGAAGGCCCTCGCGGATCTACTGAGCCCGGAAGACACGGACCAGACAAAGCTCGAGAAGATCCATCGCTTCGTGACCAAGAACATCCGTTATGTCGGCTTCGAGCAGGGTACCGGTGGCGTCGTGCCGAGGCCCTCGTCGCTCACCCTTCAGCGCCGCTTCGGCGACTGCAAGGACATGACCACGTTGTTCGTCGACATGGCGCAGATGGCCGGTCTGGATGCGTATCCAGTGCTGGTTTCCACTCGCCGGGAACGGGTGGAAAAGCTCCTGGTGCCGTCCGGCATCTACTTCGATCATCTCATCGCGTGTGCCCACGTGAGCGAGGAAGAGCAGTGCGTGGATCTCACCGCGCCCAGCTCGCCGCACACCGAGCTGCCGGGGGTGCTCGCCGGCTCCGTGCGCCTACCCATCACGGAGGACGGCAGCGCGGAGCCTTCCACGCTGCCGGCGCCCAGATATGGCTGGGAGGTGCACCTCGACATCCAGCGCACCGTCAAGAGCTCCGGGGCGATGAGCGAGACGGGATCTCGCAAGTACTTCGCCGGTGCCGCTGCCTCGCTCCGCGGTGTGCTCACCTCCAAGGACCACGCGGAGCGCGTGCAATGGGCCGAGGAGGGCTTTCGCCAAGCCTTTGGCGACAAGCTCCATCCCGTCATCCAGCTCCAGAACGTGGACAACGTGGACGCGCCCCTCGAGATCTTGTGGACGGTGGAGCGGCCGCCGGAGCAGACGCCGAAGGCCGGGGAAGAGCTCGTCGACTACGAGGACTTCCTCCCCTACCTCACGAACGATCTACAAACGGCGAATCGCCACCAGCCGTACAACGCATCCGGCCTGCTGTACGTGTCCAAGATCCGCTACGAGCTCTCGCCGGAGTTTCACATCGGCTTCACGGGACCGAGCGCCAACTTCTCGTCAGATTTCGGATCGCTTTCACGAAGCTACGAGAAGGACGACGCCGCCCTCGACGTGAAGACGCGCCTCGCGCTCCACCGCCAGCACGTGACCCCCACGGATCTCGAACGTTTCAATCGCTTCTTGCGCCAGATGGGGACCCAATCCCGGATCTGGTTTGGGCTGACGCGCTAA
- a CDS encoding lipid-binding SYLF domain-containing protein, whose translation MFRRLLLVLTLLLVSGCYREATPATAGDSPQQKIVDRSAAAVTRMRESGHFPGMEYFVQNARGVLVFPRLIKASFIFGGEGGNGVLLARKDDGGWSAPAFYSLGAGSAGFQLGYQEATVVLFFMNDAALMSAINKGLTLGADASVAAGTLGDSGEATSAKTSKDLYEFADVGGLFAGVALDGTVVAAREEFNRAYYGPEATTLGIVVQHQFEAPGATPLELALAPKR comes from the coding sequence ATGTTCCGCCGCTTGCTCCTCGTGCTCACGCTGCTGTTGGTGTCGGGGTGCTATCGGGAAGCGACACCGGCTACGGCGGGCGACTCGCCACAGCAGAAGATCGTGGATCGCTCGGCGGCCGCGGTCACCCGCATGCGCGAGAGCGGACACTTTCCGGGCATGGAGTATTTCGTGCAGAACGCCCGCGGCGTGCTGGTGTTCCCGCGATTGATCAAAGCAAGCTTCATCTTCGGCGGTGAAGGCGGCAACGGCGTGCTGCTCGCTCGCAAGGACGACGGCGGCTGGAGCGCGCCGGCGTTCTACTCCCTGGGCGCCGGCAGCGCGGGCTTTCAGCTCGGCTATCAGGAGGCCACGGTGGTGTTGTTCTTCATGAACGACGCCGCGTTGATGAGCGCCATAAACAAGGGCCTCACCCTGGGGGCAGACGCCAGCGTGGCCGCCGGCACCCTCGGCGACAGCGGCGAGGCCACCAGCGCGAAGACGTCGAAGGACCTGTACGAGTTCGCGGACGTGGGCGGGCTGTTCGCCGGAGTGGCGCTGGACGGCACGGTGGTGGCCGCGCGGGAAGAGTTCAACCGCGCGTATTACGGACCGGAAGCGACCACCCTCGGCATCGTGGTGCAGCACCAGTTCGAGGCGCCGGGAGCCACGCCCCTCGAGCTCGCCCTCGCCCCGAAGCGTTAG
- a CDS encoding PilZ domain-containing protein — protein MSCLIKDRPAVNGMAKDISLGGMFIESGEALPFGLELTIVLKLPGLPQEARLPAVVRWAKPDGFGVQFGLLGARETHAITELQRH, from the coding sequence GTGAGCTGTCTGATCAAAGATCGACCTGCCGTGAACGGCATGGCGAAGGACATATCGCTGGGCGGCATGTTCATCGAGAGCGGTGAGGCGTTGCCTTTCGGACTGGAGCTTACCATCGTGCTGAAGCTTCCCGGATTGCCCCAAGAGGCGCGGCTTCCCGCCGTGGTTCGCTGGGCGAAGCCTGACGGCTTCGGCGTGCAGTTCGGCTTGCTGGGCGCACGCGAGACGCACGCCATCACCGAGCTTCAGCGGCACTAG
- a CDS encoding SCP2 sterol-binding domain-containing protein, whose product MSDVPETPKDFFTQYIPSRFEAMKSAFAGKTSAGSMVFRVSGAGEWTLTLEAGELVVSEGQKDDVIIQVTVSEDDFTPIFVQAALQQEDEPIKPEQQVMAFKAITVDEERAKLVRGIAGSVAFVVSDDEKVHKLVITPGAAKPNLDAPDCRLECSMNDFLDMQTGKQNPMQLAMGGKIKIVGNAQIPMALSGVFV is encoded by the coding sequence ATGAGCGACGTTCCGGAGACGCCGAAAGACTTCTTCACCCAGTACATCCCCTCGCGCTTCGAGGCCATGAAGAGCGCCTTCGCCGGCAAGACCAGCGCCGGCTCGATGGTGTTTCGGGTGTCGGGCGCGGGAGAATGGACGCTGACTCTGGAAGCCGGCGAGCTGGTGGTCTCCGAAGGTCAGAAGGACGACGTGATCATCCAGGTGACCGTGTCCGAGGACGACTTCACGCCCATCTTCGTGCAGGCCGCGCTGCAGCAAGAAGACGAGCCCATCAAGCCGGAGCAGCAGGTGATGGCCTTCAAGGCCATCACCGTCGACGAAGAGCGCGCCAAGCTCGTGCGCGGCATCGCCGGCAGCGTGGCGTTCGTGGTGTCCGACGACGAAAAGGTGCACAAGCTCGTGATCACCCCCGGCGCTGCCAAGCCGAACCTGGACGCACCGGATTGCCGCCTGGAGTGCTCCATGAACGACTTCTTGGACATGCAGACGGGCAAGCAGAACCCGATGCAGCTCGCCATGGGCGGCAAGATCAAGATCGTAGGCAACGCCCAAATCCCGATGGCGCTGTCTGGCGTGTTTGTTTGA